A genomic window from Equus caballus isolate H_3958 breed thoroughbred chromosome 5, TB-T2T, whole genome shotgun sequence includes:
- the DNTTIP2 gene encoding deoxynucleotidyltransferase terminal-interacting protein 2 (The RefSeq protein has 1 substitution compared to this genomic sequence) has protein sequence MVVTRSARPQAGVQAASAESSREKISAAERIQAHSKGRKDSPSDDQSSAESQSTRKQSPVSRTPKTRRRKSRPTSSLHEQMDRPPTDGETSEAESDCSSVSELQGPILRITRRRQILIACTPVSSARKRLKITPINESHTEEVSEAESHVSGISRIVLPTIMTARTRSQAKSLTDPSQESHGEAVSDAESSCSDMSSFSGISTRRTTRSMQRKIQAQTGEKDDVREEKQASVAPLKEITKKNSKSLDEEAKGMTDQGKEINEKNSQLKSLSELKDASIQQLISQRHSTPQSKKTASEPSNLNCEAIMKSLAQTFAVVEVDRWDAKRKSTIKTSDLAEFDDGGHSDEEQCTVTGVSEHMNEGDIDFECEDVNRERDTDFECEDMNEERDTDFEGDTKLYKSEFNTSQDKGDSVLLVLSSDESQQSKNSENEEDTVCFVENSGQKESLNEDSENMSCDNALFVIDTTPGVSADKNFYLDEEDKASEVATEEEKEEDEKSEEEPSDSDENKDSEFSDEDDLLNGTKSKLLKLTSSSIDPGLSIKQLGGLYINFNADKLQSNKRTLTQIKEKKKNELLQKAIVTPDFEKNYCVPPYRESKYQLQKKRRKERQKTAGDGWFGMKAPELTDELKNDLKVLKMRASMDPKRFYKKNDRDGFPKYFQIGTIVDNPADFYHSRIPRKQRKRTIVEELLADSEFRRYNRRKYSEIMAEKAANAAGKKFRKKKKFRN, from the exons ATGGTGGTCACCAGGTCCGCGCGGCCTCAGGCCGGGGTCCAAGCCGCATCAGCTGAAAGCTCCCGGGAGAAG ATTTCTGCTGCTGAAAGAATTCAAGCACACTCAAAAGGCAGGAAGGACTCTCCATCTGATGACCAAAGTTCTGCTGAATCACAGAGCACGAGAAAACAAAGTCCAGTCTCTAGAACTCCTAAAAccagaaggaggaagagcagacCTACAAGCTCATTACATGAGCAAATGGACAGACCACCTACTGATGGAGAGACCTCTGAAGCAGAGTCAGATTGTTCTTCTGTGTCTGAACTCCAGGGTCCCATTTTAAGAATAACTAGAAGGCGGCAGATCTTAATTGCCTGCACTCCAGTGTCTAGTGCTAGGAAAAGGCTGAAAATAACTCCAATAAATGAATCTCATACTGAAGAAGTCTCTGAAGCAGAATCGCATGTTTCAGGTATTTCTAGAATTGTGCTTCCCACAATAATGACTGCAAGAACCAGAAGTCAGGCTAAATCCCTAACAGACCCAAGCCAAGAATCACATGGGGAAGCTGTTTCTGATGCTGAGTCATCATGCTCAGACATGTCTTCCTTTTCTGGAATTTCAACTAGGAGAACAACCAGGAGTATGCAGAGGAAAATACAGGCACAAACTGGGGAGAAAGATGATGTAAGAGAGGAAAAACAGGCCAGTGTTGCACCTctcaaagaaataacaaagaagaaTTCTAAGAGTTTAGATGAAGAAGCCAAAGGAATGACAGATCAGGGAAaagaaattaatgagaaaaattctCAGTTGAAGAGTCTTTCTGAACTTAAGGACGCTAGCATTCAGCAGTTAATTTCTCAAAGGCATTCAACCCCTCAAAGTAAGAAAACTGCCTCAGAGCCCTCAAATCTGAACTGTGAGGCTATAATGAAATCATTAGCTCAAACATTTGCGGTTGTGGAAGTGGACAGATGGGATGCAAAAAGAAAGAGCACCATAAAAACAAGTGACTTGGCAGAATTTGATGATGGTGGTCATAGTGATGAAGAACAGTGCACAGTTACAGGTGTCAGGGAACATATGAACGAAGGGGATATAGATTTTGAGTGTGAAGATGTGAACAGAGAAAGGGATACAGATTTTGAGTGTGAAGACATGAATGAAGAAAGGGATACAGATTTCGAGGGTGATACCAAACTGTACAAGTCTGAGTTCAACACATCTCAGGATAAAGGTGATTCTGTTTTATTAGTTCTCAGCAGTGATGAAAGCCAGCAGTCCAAAAACAGTGAGAATGAAGAGGACACTGTGTGTTTTGTTGAAAACAGTGGTCAAAAAGAGTCATTAAATGAAGACTCAGAAAATATGTCATGTGACAATGCATTGTTTGTAATTGACACAACTCCTGGAGTGAGTGCTGATAAAAATTTTTACTTGGATGAGGAAGACAAGGCAAGCGAGGTTGCcactgaggaagaaaaagaagaggatgaaaaaagtgaagaagaacCATCAGACAGTGATGAAAATAAGGATAGTGAGTTTAGTGATGAAGATGATTTACTAAATGGCACAAAGTCTAAACT tctGAAGTTGACAAGCAGCAGCATAGACCCTGGTTTGAGTATCAAGCAATTGGGTGGTTTGTATATTAATTTCAATGCAGACAAACTACAGTCGAATAAGAGAACTCTAACACAgatcaaggagaaaaagaaaaatgag cttCTGCAAAAAGCCATCGTTACACCTGACTTTGAAAAAAACTACTGTGTCCCACCATATAGAGAGTCAAAGTATCAACTTCAGAAAAAACGCCGA aaagAGCGACAAAAAACAGCAGGTGATGGCTGGTTTGGTATGAAAGCTCCAGAATTGACAGATGAACTGAAAAATGATCTCAAAGTACTGAAGATGAGAGCTAGCATGGACCCAAAAAGGTTTTACAAGAAAAATGATAGGGATGGCTTCCCCAAGTACTTCCAG ATTGGAACCATCGTTGACAATCCAGCTGACTTCTACCATTCGCGAATTCCCAGGAAGCAAAGGAAGAGAACTATTGTGGAAGAGCTGCTGGCTGACTCTGAGTTCAGAAG atataacCGAAGGAAGTACTCAGAGATCATGGCTGAAAAGGCAGCAAATGCAGCAGGAAAGAAGTTtcgaaagaagaagaaatttcgCAATTAA